The window GGCATTATGTCGCCGTCTGGCGAATCTTGCGCGCCGCTTTCCATTTATCCCCCCGCCCGCTTTTCCTTTTACCGCACTCGCTGCACACTTTGGCAAAATTCGGCTATTAGTGTTGCGTTCAGCGGAACACTAATGATAATGTTCCTTTTGAGGGAACAAGGAAGTTATGGATGATCATGAACTTCAGACACAAAGGATTGCGCGACTTGTTTCTTCAGGGGCGAACATCAGGCGTGACGGCGAAGCATGTCCGACGATTGCGGCACCGACTTGCCGTTATTGATGCAGCGAGCCATGTAACAGATATCAATATGCCTGGTTATAAACTGCACGCGTTAACGGGCGATC of the Citrobacter freundii genome contains:
- a CDS encoding type II toxin-antitoxin system RelE/ParE family toxin translates to MIMNFRHKGLRDLFLQGRTSGVTAKHVRRLRHRLAVIDAASHVTDINMPGYKLHALTGDRDGVLSISVSGNWRITFEFVNGDAYILDYEDYH